A genomic stretch from Hymenobacter psoromatis includes:
- a CDS encoding cytochrome b5 — protein MNQEPETYKNQELKTYTRSQLALRNGQDRDEIWVAYQGNIYDVGRSRLWQRGNHYEHWAGQDLTRELDEDAPHIATVFDKFQIIGKLA, from the coding sequence ATGAACCAGGAACCAGAAACTTATAAAAACCAGGAGCTAAAAACCTACACTCGCAGCCAGTTAGCCCTGCGCAATGGCCAGGACCGCGACGAAATCTGGGTGGCGTATCAGGGCAATATCTACGATGTTGGCCGCTCGCGGCTCTGGCAGCGCGGCAACCACTACGAGCACTGGGCCGGCCAGGACCTCACCCGCGAGCTGGACGAAGACGCGCCGCACATCGCCACCGTTTTTGATAAATTTCAGATAATCGGCAAGCTCGCGTAG
- a CDS encoding N-acetylmuramic acid 6-phosphate etherase yields MTTETTSAYNNLETLPTAALLAGLNQLDQTVPLAVQKALPQVEALVEAVVARLRAGGRLFYIGAGTSGRLGVVDASECPPTFGVPAGRVVGIMAGGDGAIRQAVEGAEDNATQAWADLQQFNANEKDVLVGIAASGRTPYVIGGLQAARAAGLATGCVVCNAGSAVAAACEFPVEVVTGPEFITGSTRLKAGTAQKLVLNMLTTATFIRLGRVKGNKMVDMQLSNDKLVERGQRMLMDELAIPAAEAADLLRQHGSVRAALAAAR; encoded by the coding sequence ATGACCACCGAAACTACCTCTGCCTACAACAACCTCGAAACGCTACCCACCGCTGCCCTGCTGGCGGGCCTGAACCAACTCGACCAGACCGTGCCGCTGGCTGTGCAAAAGGCTCTACCCCAAGTCGAAGCGCTGGTGGAGGCCGTGGTGGCGCGGCTGCGCGCCGGAGGCCGGCTATTCTACATTGGGGCTGGCACGAGCGGCCGGCTGGGGGTAGTAGATGCCTCCGAGTGCCCGCCCACGTTTGGGGTGCCGGCCGGGCGGGTAGTCGGCATCATGGCCGGCGGCGACGGGGCCATTCGGCAAGCCGTAGAAGGCGCTGAGGATAATGCTACGCAGGCCTGGGCTGATTTACAGCAGTTTAACGCCAATGAGAAGGACGTGCTGGTGGGCATAGCCGCTTCGGGCCGCACGCCCTACGTGATAGGCGGCCTGCAAGCGGCGCGCGCCGCTGGCCTCGCCACCGGCTGCGTGGTCTGCAACGCCGGCTCGGCCGTCGCGGCGGCCTGCGAGTTTCCGGTGGAGGTAGTTACCGGCCCCGAGTTCATCACGGGCAGCACGCGCCTGAAAGCGGGCACGGCGCAAAAACTGGTGCTCAACATGCTGACTACGGCCACTTTTATTCGGCTGGGCCGCGTGAAAGGTAACAAAATGGTGGACATGCAGCTCAGCAATGATAAGCTCGTGGAGCGCGGCCAGCGCATGTTGATGGACGAGCTGGCCATTCCGGCCGCCGAAGCGGCCGACTTGCTGCGCCAGCACGGCTCGGTGCGGGCCGCTCTGGCCGCCGCAAGGTGA